One segment of Synechocystis sp. PCC 7509 DNA contains the following:
- a CDS encoding filamentous hemagglutinin N-terminal domain-containing protein, with protein sequence MINNKLLLFCITFEFAILALGYESLEAQVIPDRTLGVENSQVIPGDSSNGLLNEQIDGGAIRGSTLFHSFQEFNVGEGRGIYFTNPTGIENILSRVTGANPSNILGRLGVIGGNANLLLINPNGIIFGSNASLDINSSFLGSTANSIELSGGIQFDAKNPQPVPLLSIEVPIGLGFGKKPAPIRVEGTGHKLSLFFPLAGSPILGSGESLNGLRTDTGKTIALVGGDVNFDGGILTASSGRIEIGSVNSGVVEINSTASGIFLNYGRLTNFQDIKLDKKALLDTSGFANGSISLRAKNIDLTNGSFILVSNFGSIDSSSVTLNATEDLTMNLNLATLGNSRIDGLGAGIVSQNFSSGKGADITISARQLDIETAFGIVTETYGQGLGGNISLNIYGNSLQNLDESTSQISVDRSLVATFVSTNATGNAGNLKVFTDQLFIKDGGTIASESFGLGNGGNVNIVATESIKVSGSVKVPFPFNSFVPSFLGALATSQGNAGDVSINTNQLILESGGRLDSTTLASGSAGKVSIVATDSVDVSGRVSDSLNPTLISSSANRVDPAFTPFYGLSNALTGNSGSVEITTNQLNINDGARVSVRNDGSGEAGDLKVIANSINLRNQGAIAADTAKGTGGDITLRTDALQLRQNSQINATAGGNSTGGNITIDTNTLVALENSDITANAFEGRGGNIAITAKGIFGIESRTRLTPLSDITASSALGINGTVQINTLDTNPTNGLVSLPPTVVDSSRLIAQDCSAREDSLAREKSEFIITGRGGLPPQPNEPLRAEAIAIAESGEENRSANVTVTRPISSTSTQIVEAQGWVLNERGQVILTAQPVSATPTSSRSTQVTCYAP encoded by the coding sequence GTGATTAATAATAAGCTTCTTTTATTCTGTATTACTTTTGAATTTGCAATTCTTGCCTTGGGGTATGAGTCTCTTGAAGCTCAGGTTATTCCTGACAGAACTTTAGGAGTAGAAAATTCTCAGGTTATTCCTGGTGATAGTAGTAATGGGCTTTTAAACGAACAAATTGATGGCGGAGCAATTCGAGGCTCAACTTTATTTCATAGCTTCCAGGAGTTCAATGTCGGAGAAGGAAGAGGAATATATTTTACAAATCCCACAGGTATTGAAAATATTTTGAGCCGAGTAACAGGAGCAAATCCCTCCAACATTTTAGGGAGGCTCGGTGTAATAGGAGGCAATGCCAACTTATTGTTGATAAACCCTAATGGCATTATCTTTGGATCTAACGCTAGTCTAGATATCAATAGTTCTTTTTTAGGTAGTACAGCGAATAGTATTGAACTATCTGGTGGAATACAATTTGATGCTAAGAATCCTCAGCCAGTACCTTTATTATCAATTGAGGTTCCAATAGGTCTTGGCTTCGGTAAAAAGCCAGCACCCATAAGGGTAGAAGGAACTGGACACAAACTATCTTTATTTTTCCCATTAGCAGGTAGTCCTATCTTAGGTTCGGGTGAAAGTTTAAATGGCTTAAGAACAGATACTGGGAAAACTATTGCTTTAGTTGGCGGAGATGTGAATTTTGATGGTGGAATCTTGACAGCTAGTTCAGGACGAATTGAGATAGGTAGTGTTAATTCTGGAGTAGTAGAGATAAATTCAACTGCTTCTGGAATATTTTTAAACTATGGTAGATTAACCAATTTTCAAGACATTAAGCTAGATAAAAAAGCGTTATTAGATACAAGTGGTTTTGCAAATGGTAGTATTTCTTTACGAGCTAAAAATATTGATTTAACAAATGGATCTTTTATTTTGGTGTCAAACTTTGGAAGCATTGATTCAAGTAGCGTTACTTTAAATGCAACAGAGGATCTGACGATGAACCTAAATCTGGCTACGCTAGGAAATTCTAGAATAGATGGTTTAGGAGCAGGCATTGTTTCACAAAATTTTTCTAGTGGAAAAGGCGCAGATATAACTATTTCAGCAAGGCAATTAGATATTGAAACAGCTTTTGGAATTGTCACAGAAACCTACGGTCAAGGGTTAGGAGGAAATATAAGCTTAAATATTTATGGAAATTCTTTACAGAATCTTGATGAGTCAACATCACAAATCTCTGTCGATAGAAGTCTTGTTGCTACTTTCGTATCAACAAATGCAACTGGAAATGCAGGAAATCTAAAAGTATTTACAGATCAACTTTTTATCAAAGATGGAGGTACAATTGCGTCAGAAAGTTTTGGATTAGGGAATGGAGGAAATGTTAATATTGTAGCTACTGAAAGTATAAAAGTATCTGGTTCTGTAAAAGTTCCTTTCCCTTTCAATAGTTTTGTGCCTAGTTTTCTGGGCGCTCTAGCTACATCTCAAGGTAATGCGGGTGACGTAAGTATCAATACAAATCAACTAATACTTGAAAGTGGAGGAAGACTAGATTCCACCACCTTAGCATCAGGTTCTGCTGGTAAAGTGAGTATAGTTGCGACTGATTCAGTAGATGTTAGTGGTCGAGTTTCTGATTCTTTGAACCCTACATTAATAAGTTCATCTGCCAATCGAGTAGATCCTGCGTTTACGCCGTTCTATGGTTTGTCTAATGCTTTAACTGGAAATTCTGGCTCTGTAGAAATTACGACCAATCAATTGAATATAAATGATGGAGCAAGAGTTAGTGTGCGTAACGATGGATCTGGGGAGGCAGGCGATCTTAAAGTGATTGCTAATTCAATTAATCTAAGAAATCAGGGTGCTATTGCCGCAGATACCGCAAAAGGTACAGGTGGTGATATTACATTAAGAACAGATGCGTTACAGTTACGCCAAAACAGTCAAATTAACGCTACCGCAGGAGGTAACAGTACTGGTGGCAACATTACTATTGATACTAATACTCTAGTTGCTTTAGAGAATAGCGATATTACAGCGAATGCTTTTGAGGGTCGTGGTGGAAATATTGCAATTACAGCGAAAGGCATTTTCGGTATTGAATCGCGAACAAGATTGACTCCACTCAGTGACATCACTGCTAGTTCAGCATTAGGGATAAACGGTACAGTGCAAATCAATACGCTAGATACTAATCCTACTAACGGATTAGTGAGTTTGCCACCGACAGTTGTTGATAGCTCAAGGCTAATTGCCCAAGACTGTTCAGCTAGGGAAGATAGTTTGGCAAGAGAAAAGAGCGAGTTTATCATCACCGGACGCGGCGGTTTACCACCCCAACCAAATGAGCCACTGCGGGCTGAAGCTATTGCAATCGCAGAATCTGGAGAGGAAAACCGCTCGGCTAACGTAACGGTCACACGCCCAATTAGCTCTACCTCGACTCAAATAGTAGAAGCCCAAGGGTGGGTACTTAACGAGCGAGGTCAGGTGATTTTGACCGCTCAACCTGTTAGCGCTACACCTACCAGTTCCCGTTCCACTCAAGTAACTTGCTATGCGCCCTAA
- a CDS encoding ShlB/FhaC/HecB family hemolysin secretion/activation protein, with the protein MVSTPLKAQTPPLQVPASQDVQPFPTPLPSPELPRSLPPPEELLEPNRPTPTPPESLPGVPQTISVESFKVIGSTVFSPEQLAKVLAPFTNRPISFTELFQARSAITQLYLDNGYITSGAYIPPQTLRGKVVTITVVEGGLENIQVTGTKYLNPNYVRRRIEIATKAPLNRNRLLQALQLLQLNPLINNISAELSAGTRPNQSILEVQVSEAQSTTIQATIDNGRTPAVGSFRRNLQLNEGNLLGIGDRISIGYSNTDGSNAIDTSYSLPLNPRNGTLNLSYGTTSSNVIEPPFDLLDIKSESRYYDITLRQPIIQTPSQELTLGISASRVESETSLLDIPFALSQGADEQGRTRISALRFFQEWTGRDARQVIAARSQFNLGVGALNATINAEQPDSRFFSWQGQAQWVRLLAPETLLLVRGNVQLSTTSLLPLEQFTLGGLQSVRGYRQDLLLTDNGAFASAEVRLPVLRVPDWNAVLQIAPFVDVGSTWNAGREAPDTNSLASVGLGLVWQQSDRFTARLDYGIPLISASSTNRTWQENGLYFSVFYNPF; encoded by the coding sequence TTGGTAAGTACCCCTTTAAAGGCACAAACACCCCCTTTGCAAGTTCCGGCTTCCCAAGACGTTCAGCCCTTTCCTACACCCCTTCCCTCTCCCGAACTCCCTCGATCCTTACCGCCGCCCGAAGAATTATTAGAGCCAAATAGACCTACCCCTACACCTCCCGAAAGTCTTCCTGGCGTACCGCAAACAATTAGTGTTGAAAGCTTTAAGGTAATTGGTAGTACCGTATTTAGCCCCGAACAACTGGCGAAAGTTCTTGCTCCCTTTACTAATAGACCAATTTCCTTTACTGAATTATTCCAAGCGCGTTCAGCGATAACTCAACTTTATCTTGACAATGGTTATATTACCTCCGGCGCTTATATCCCTCCCCAAACCCTGCGAGGCAAAGTAGTGACAATTACTGTTGTTGAAGGTGGCTTAGAAAATATCCAAGTTACGGGGACAAAATATTTGAACCCCAACTACGTCCGCCGACGAATTGAGATCGCCACAAAAGCTCCGCTAAATCGCAACCGCCTTTTGCAAGCCCTACAACTACTACAACTCAATCCCTTAATTAACAATATATCTGCTGAACTTTCGGCAGGAACCCGCCCCAACCAAAGTATCCTCGAAGTCCAAGTTAGCGAAGCCCAAAGTACCACTATTCAAGCAACGATTGATAACGGGCGAACGCCCGCCGTAGGGAGTTTTCGCCGCAATCTACAACTAAACGAAGGCAATTTACTCGGAATAGGCGATCGCATTAGTATTGGCTATAGCAATACGGACGGTAGCAACGCAATCGATACAAGTTACTCATTACCCCTAAATCCTCGCAATGGTACGCTTAACCTTAGCTATGGCACTACCTCAAGCAACGTTATTGAGCCACCTTTTGACTTGCTAGATATTAAGTCTGAGTCTCGCTACTACGATATAACTTTGCGCCAGCCAATTATTCAAACGCCAAGTCAGGAGCTTACTTTGGGTATAAGTGCTAGTCGCGTAGAGAGCGAAACTTCCTTACTAGATATCCCTTTTGCTTTGTCTCAAGGCGCTGATGAGCAAGGACGAACTCGGATCTCGGCACTGAGATTTTTTCAAGAATGGACTGGGCGCGATGCTCGTCAAGTAATTGCCGCGCGATCGCAATTTAACTTAGGTGTGGGGGCATTGAATGCCACGATTAACGCAGAACAACCGGATAGTCGCTTTTTCTCCTGGCAAGGACAGGCTCAGTGGGTGCGACTGTTAGCGCCAGAAACATTACTTTTAGTGCGCGGTAATGTCCAGCTATCAACTACCTCTCTTTTACCTCTAGAACAGTTTACTTTGGGCGGTTTGCAAAGTGTTCGCGGTTATCGTCAAGACCTACTGTTAACGGATAATGGGGCTTTTGCTTCGGCGGAAGTAAGATTACCCGTTTTGCGCGTGCCTGATTGGAATGCGGTTTTGCAAATAGCTCCCTTTGTAGATGTTGGCAGCACTTGGAATGCTGGCAGGGAGGCTCCAGACACTAATTCTTTAGCTTCAGTAGGTTTGGGTTTAGTTTGGCAACAGAGCGATCGCTTTACGGCGCGCCTCGATTACGGTATTCCTTTAATTTCTGCATCTTCCACCAACAGAACGTGGCAAGAAAATGGTTTATACTTTTCCGTGTTTTACAATCCTTTTTAA
- a CDS encoding N-6 DNA methylase, giving the protein MEDRDTKGDLYEYMLSKLTTATTKGQFRTPRHIIKIIMKLIAPGSRKIIC; this is encoded by the coding sequence ATGGAAGATCGAGACACCAAAGGCGATTTGTATGAATATATGCTCTCAAAGCTAACAACAGCAACTACTAAAGGTCAGTTTCGCACTCCTCGCCACATTATTAAAATTATAATGAAGTTGATAGCGCCAGGTTCAAGGAAAATTATCTGCTAG
- a CDS encoding glycosyltransferase produces the protein MNKRIVITTYGTLGDLYPYIALAIELKQRGHKVVIATSKLYSSKVEAENIEFHAIRPNFEPGLSTEALRKATDSKEGLKYLICELILPHIKDTYSDLIQVVHGADLLVTQHLSFAGPIVAEKAGIKWISGVLAPIMIPSAYDSLVLSELHNQIQSQLFNPLINSSIINLSKYFLSSWSDPIKQLRRDLGLRQVKDPLFEGNHSPELVLALFSKVFAQPQSDWPKRTCIAGFPFYERQGEAELSLELLEFLRAGSPPIVFTLGSALVRNAGNFYVESAIAVRQLGCRAVLLMGEDRCNLPQEFLSENIAAFDYAPYSKLFLHSQAIVHQGGIGTTAEALRSGRPMLVMPYSHDQPNNAARVERLGVGLTISRGEYNAANVVAKLHQLLNEPSFARQSAEVGRQIQLENGVRVACDAIEAQLSYS, from the coding sequence ATGAATAAACGTATTGTTATCACTACTTACGGGACACTAGGTGACTTATATCCTTATATAGCACTTGCAATTGAATTGAAGCAACGGGGACACAAAGTTGTAATAGCAACAAGTAAGTTATATAGCTCTAAAGTAGAGGCAGAAAATATAGAATTTCATGCTATCAGACCTAATTTTGAACCTGGGCTAAGTACAGAAGCGTTAAGGAAAGCAACTGACTCTAAAGAAGGACTAAAGTATCTTATATGTGAATTGATATTACCACATATTAAAGATACTTATAGCGACTTAATACAGGTTGTGCATGGCGCTGACTTGCTTGTGACTCAACATCTTTCTTTTGCTGGTCCGATTGTAGCTGAAAAAGCTGGAATTAAGTGGATATCTGGGGTATTAGCTCCTATTATGATTCCATCTGCCTATGACTCTTTAGTGTTGTCAGAGCTACATAATCAAATTCAATCACAATTGTTTAATCCTTTAATTAACAGTAGTATTATTAATTTGAGCAAATATTTTCTAAGCTCGTGGAGCGATCCTATAAAGCAGTTAAGACGTGATTTGGGGTTACGGCAAGTTAAAGACCCACTTTTTGAGGGTAATCACTCTCCAGAACTTGTTTTGGCTTTATTTTCTAAAGTTTTTGCTCAACCTCAATCAGATTGGCCCAAACGAACTTGTATCGCTGGGTTTCCTTTTTATGAGCGCCAAGGTGAGGCGGAACTATCTTTAGAATTATTAGAATTTCTCCGTGCTGGTTCTCCACCTATAGTTTTTACTTTGGGTTCAGCACTCGTTCGTAATGCAGGCAATTTTTATGTTGAAAGTGCAATTGCAGTTAGGCAATTAGGTTGTCGTGCTGTACTTCTTATGGGAGAAGATCGATGCAACCTACCCCAAGAATTTTTGTCGGAGAATATAGCAGCTTTTGATTATGCTCCGTACTCCAAACTGTTCTTGCACTCACAAGCTATTGTTCATCAAGGCGGCATTGGCACAACTGCGGAAGCATTAAGATCCGGTCGCCCTATGTTAGTTATGCCTTATAGTCACGATCAGCCAAATAATGCTGCTAGGGTAGAACGTTTAGGTGTAGGGCTTACTATTAGTCGTGGAGAATATAATGCCGCAAATGTTGTTGCGAAATTACATCAACTTTTAAACGAGCCGAGTTTCGCTAGACAATCTGCGGAGGTAGGACGGCAGATACAGCTAGAAAATGGTGTTCGGGTAGCCTGTGATGCAATCGAAGCTCAGTTAAGTTATTCCTAA
- a CDS encoding ParA family protein has product MKKDSDLKQATVIAVSCLSGGSGKTTTVLNLATMLSEKGKTLAVDFDPQGNLSQWLGWSDKLSELATVAEAILPDEDRINISEIVQSPANEDRKGKLHIAPSDYSLARAADAIAMEPGRERFLRRALKPILQNYDFVVIDSPPSKGILTYNAILAADFLIIPTECTHKGVMGAISTGVLVKELEELEFKVPTLLGILPTRDQWAGANRTKMSKAAIEALGATLDKTHIFSAVRQSTTVQQTNHMGWSLEEAGEKALAEPYKEIIEAILKGKL; this is encoded by the coding sequence ATGAAAAAAGACTCAGACTTAAAACAAGCTACAGTCATTGCTGTAAGCTGCTTGAGCGGTGGATCGGGAAAAACTACTACTGTATTAAATCTCGCCACTATGCTCTCGGAGAAGGGTAAAACTTTGGCTGTTGACTTTGATCCCCAAGGTAACTTAAGCCAATGGTTAGGATGGTCAGATAAATTATCTGAACTAGCGACAGTTGCTGAGGCAATCTTGCCTGACGAAGATAGAATAAATATTTCAGAGATTGTACAGTCGCCTGCAAATGAGGATCGAAAAGGCAAACTACATATTGCTCCTAGTGATTACAGTTTGGCAAGAGCAGCCGATGCGATCGCAATGGAACCAGGGCGCGAACGATTTCTGAGACGAGCTTTAAAGCCCATACTGCAAAACTATGACTTTGTAGTGATAGATAGCCCTCCTTCTAAAGGAATCCTTACCTACAACGCTATTCTTGCGGCTGATTTTCTAATTATTCCAACAGAATGTACGCATAAGGGTGTGATGGGAGCAATAAGCACTGGTGTACTTGTTAAAGAGTTAGAAGAACTGGAATTTAAAGTTCCGACTTTACTTGGTATTCTGCCGACCCGTGATCAATGGGCAGGAGCTAATCGAACTAAAATGTCCAAAGCTGCTATTGAAGCATTAGGGGCAACACTCGATAAGACTCACATTTTTAGCGCAGTCAGGCAAAGCACTACAGTCCAACAAACAAATCACATGGGTTGGTCGCTTGAAGAAGCGGGAGAAAAAGCTCTTGCCGAACCCTACAAAGAAATTATAGAAGCAATACTAAAAGGAAAATTATAA
- a CDS encoding IS4 family transposase, giving the protein METAIPATSIKQAIAKIKVEEERHCSLPAQLVVCLVIAMSLWSRDSMRDVLKNLIDGLSEAWVKVGKYWRFPCKSAITQARQRLGAEVMRQLFHQLVRPMAHSETIGAFLNGLRIVVIDGTRLDIPDSDENARVFGRPGSRPGTRSAFPKVRLVILVEAGTHLIFDALMCPYRIGERVRALKLLRSVTSGMLLMWDRGLHSYAMVQATVGKGYDYLGRIPTNVKFLNEKPLDDSSYLSLIYPSGKFRKKGFEPILVRVIEYTIENPEQPEEQIRYRLITSLLDIEKFPAQLLACEYHQRWEVENTIDELKVHLLGRKTPIRSQKPREVVQEVYGLLLGHWAVRSLIFQAATSARVAPLRLSFTGTLRVIRRAVPKFQRLNSHDLPLFSIG; this is encoded by the coding sequence ATAGAGACAGCTATCCCAGCAACTTCAATCAAACAGGCGATCGCTAAAATTAAAGTTGAAGAGGAACGTCATTGCTCATTACCAGCGCAACTGGTAGTTTGCCTGGTAATAGCAATGAGCCTGTGGTCAAGAGATTCCATGCGCGATGTACTAAAAAATCTTATTGATGGTCTTTCAGAGGCATGGGTAAAAGTAGGTAAATATTGGCGATTTCCCTGTAAATCGGCTATCACCCAAGCCAGACAGCGATTAGGAGCAGAGGTCATGAGGCAATTGTTTCATCAGTTAGTACGACCAATGGCACACAGCGAAACAATAGGAGCCTTTCTCAACGGATTACGAATTGTAGTGATTGATGGAACTCGCTTAGATATCCCAGATAGTGATGAAAATGCAAGGGTTTTTGGTCGTCCGGGTAGTCGTCCTGGGACGCGATCCGCATTTCCCAAAGTTAGATTAGTGATTTTGGTAGAGGCTGGAACGCATTTAATATTCGACGCATTAATGTGTCCATATCGGATTGGAGAGCGAGTAAGGGCATTAAAGCTATTACGCTCTGTCACATCAGGAATGTTGTTGATGTGGGATAGGGGTTTACATTCCTACGCTATGGTGCAAGCAACAGTAGGTAAAGGCTATGACTATTTAGGAAGAATTCCTACCAACGTTAAATTCTTAAACGAAAAACCTTTAGATGATAGTTCGTATTTGAGTTTGATTTATCCATCTGGCAAATTTAGAAAAAAGGGTTTTGAACCAATATTGGTAAGAGTTATCGAGTACACGATTGAGAATCCTGAGCAGCCAGAAGAACAGATTAGATATCGCTTAATTACAAGCTTATTGGATATTGAAAAATTCCCAGCCCAGTTACTTGCTTGTGAATACCATCAACGTTGGGAAGTTGAGAATACGATTGATGAACTCAAAGTACATCTTTTGGGACGAAAAACTCCTATTCGTTCTCAAAAACCACGGGAGGTGGTGCAAGAAGTTTACGGTTTGCTATTAGGGCATTGGGCTGTGCGGTCGTTAATTTTTCAAGCTGCAACCAGTGCTAGAGTTGCTCCATTACGTCTTAGTTTTACCGGAACTTTACGAGTTATCCGTCGTGCTGTACCTAAGTTTCAACGTCTTAACTCCCATGATTTGCCCCTTTTTTCGATTGGTTGA
- a CDS encoding ISAs1 family transposase yields MPCTAKKTTKLIIEGGNDYVITVKANQPRLLAQLKTKTEHQKPCHRFVDVEKIRGRTTCRIVQVFTELKSIALDWVGVQSLVQVERIGIHSGKRYLQTNYYISSLVSKATTFAAGIRQHWGIENRLHWVKDVILGKTLPHSLTPILSPIGLLSALLPSILLECLAMIL; encoded by the coding sequence ATGCCCTGCACTGCCAAAAAAACTACCAAGCTAATCATAGAGGGCGGCAACGATTATGTTATCACAGTCAAAGCTAATCAACCCCGACTATTGGCGCAACTTAAAACCAAAACCGAACACCAAAAGCCATGTCATCGGTTTGTTGATGTAGAGAAGATTCGTGGGCGAACTACCTGCCGAATTGTACAGGTCTTTACTGAACTTAAAAGCATTGCCCTCGATTGGGTAGGAGTGCAAAGCCTTGTTCAAGTTGAACGCATCGGCATCCACTCAGGTAAACGATATTTACAGACTAACTATTACATTAGCTCTTTAGTCTCAAAGGCTACTACATTTGCTGCTGGGATTCGACAGCATTGGGGAATTGAAAATCGTTTGCACTGGGTGAAAGATGTAATTTTGGGGAAGACACTGCCCCATTCACTAACTCCAATACTGTCACCAATTGGTCTGTTATCCGCACTATTGCCATCAATCTTGCTCGAATGTCTGGCTATGATTCTCTAA
- a CDS encoding DUF433 domain-containing protein gives MKKTKIRKTDGICNGDACIGRTQIPVWKLIALCNDGCTFANLLSDYPDLTKDDLKAAQTYYTQERAEIDEAIASQNSGVKIA, from the coding sequence ATGAAGAAGACAAAAATTAGGAAGACTGATGGAATTTGTAATGGAGACGCTTGTATAGGTCGGACGCAGATCCCAGTTTGGAAGTTGATCGCCTTGTGTAACGATGGATGCACATTCGCAAACTTGTTGAGCGATTACCCAGATTTGACCAAAGATGACTTGAAAGCTGCCCAAACTTACTACACTCAAGAACGGGCTGAAATTGATGAAGCGATCGCATCTCAAAACTCTGGTGTAAAAATTGCTTAA